The Burkholderia sp. PAMC 26561 genome includes the window CGCCGCCATGCGCCGGCTTGAAAGAATCGGCGGCAGCAGCTTCGCGAGTGGCCGGAGCCAGCGTCAAAGTGTTCACGGTTCGCATCCCTGAGAGCTTCGATAAGAACGCAAGCGCTTACGACTTCGGCTTGACCACGTCGAGTTGCTTGCCGGAGTTGCCGATCACGTCGTTTTTCCAGCGCGTGGTCCACGCGGCTTTCTTGTCCATGACCTGGTTCCAGTCCACCGGAATCAGCTTCACGCCCGCGATGGCCTGCTTGACCGCCTCGCCATTCTTGCCGGCAAGCGGAACGTCGGTGCGGCCCGGAATGCCGTAGATGTCCGGCACCTTCGCCTGCACTTCCTTCGACATCAGGTAGTCGACCAGCTTTTTGCCTTCAGCCTGATTCGGGCCGCCTTTGATCAGGCCGATCGCGTAGGGCAACTGGAACGTGGTCGGCGCTTCGCCGGCCTTGGCCGAGAGGAAGATCGGCTTGAGCGAAAGGCCGCCGTTGGTGGCATCGTCCAGATCCATCTGCAGGTCGCCGTTCGCGAATGAGATTTCGTTGCGCGAAAGCAGCACGTCGAGATAACCCGTGCCCTTCGTGTGGAATTTTGCGCTCTTCTCCAGATCCTTCAGGTAGTCGAACGCCTTGTCTTCGCCCATCAGCGCGCTCGTCAGGATGATCACGGCCATGCCGTCGCCGGCGGTCGCGGGATTCGAGTAAGCCACCTTGCCGCTGAAGTCCGGATGCAACAAGTCGGCAAACGTCTTCGGCGCGGTCTTCGTGACTTCGGGGTTGATCGCGAACGAGAAGTAGTTGTTCACGAAGGTCGCCCACGCACCATCGGATGCCTTCGCAATCGCCGGCACATTCGCGTAGTTCACGCTCTGGTACGGCTGCAGCAAGCCGCCTTGCGATGCTTGCTGGATGAACGGCGGCAGCGTCACGAGCACGTCGGCCTTCGGCGAATCCTTCTCCACCTGCGCCCGGTTCACCACTTCCCCGCTACCCGCCGTCACGATATTCACCTTCACACCTTCCTTCTTTTCGAAGGCCGGCAGCACATCCTTGTACAGGTTTTCAAGGCCGTCGGCGGTGTACAGCACGACTGCATCGGCGGCATGCGCCTGCATGGCCGCGACGCTTGCGAACACGGCCACGGCAAGACACGAAGCCAGACGAGCTTTGGGGAAGCGATTTTTTGTCATGTTGCAAGTTCTCCGGAAGACGGAAACTACCAGGTGGCGTGAGGATGACGCGCGGTTTTCGAAAGGCCGCTTGCGTCCGATGATTCTTTGGCGCGGAGGTTGATCTGGTATCACCCGCAGCCGGATCGAAGCATCACAGAACTCTATGACAACGCCATGACGATGCCACATTTCTACAACAAAGAACACATTTCGCCAAAATTCCGACGTAGACTATTTCATGCCTGCCTGAAAATACGAACGGAGAAGATTGTGATCAACGGAAGTGACCCGATTTTGCTGACGCCCGGCCCGCTCACCACAACGCCGGCCACGCGTCAGGCGATGTTGCGCGACTGGGGATCGTGGGATGCGGCTTTCAACCAGATGACAGACTCGATCTGCCGCGACCTGCTCTCTATCGTGTCCGGTCAAAAAGATTTTGTATGCGTGCCCATGCAGGGAAGCGGCACGTTTTCGGTCGAAGCCGCGCTCGGGTCGCTCGTGCCGCGCGATGCGGTCGTGCTCGTACCGAACAACGGCGCGTATTGCACGCGTTTGCTGAAGATCCTCGAGCGGCTCGGAATAGCGGCGATCGAATTGAAGTTGCGCGATGACGAACCGGCCGGCGTCGCGCGTATCGAGGAGATGTTCTTGCGCGAGCCGCGCATCACGCACGTGGCGCAGGTGCATCTGGAGACGAGCGCAGGTTTGCTCAATCCGCTCGATGAGATCGCCGCGTCGTGCGCGCGTTTCGACAAGCGTCTTATTGTCGATGCAATGAGTTCGTTCGGCGCGTTGCCTATCGATGTATCGAAGGGCGGCATCGATGCGGTCGTATCGGCGAGCGGCAAGTGCCTTGAAGGCGTGCCGGGGATGGGCTTCGTGATCGTGCGGCGAAGTGTGCTGGAAGCATCGGAAGGCGTTTCCCGTTCGCTCGCGCTCGACCTTTACGATCAATATGCGTACATGCAGAAGACCACGCAATGGCGCTTCACGCCGCCCACGCATGTGGTCGCCGCGTTGCGCGCGGCGCTCGATCAATACAAGGCGGAAGGCGGCCAGGCTGCGCGCGGCGCTCGATACCAGCGCAATTGCGCGGCGTTGATCGAGGGCATGGCGGCGCTTGGATTCAGGCCTTTCCTGGACGCTTCGGTGCAGGCGCCGGTGATCGTCACGTTCCATGCGCCGCGCGATCCGGCCTACGATTTCAAGCGCTTTTACGAAGCCGTGCGCGATGCAGGATACGTGCTGTACCCGGGCAAGCTGACGGAAGTGGAGACGTTTCGCGTGGGATGCATTGGCGCTATCGATGCCAACGAGATGCTGAACGCAGTGGCTGCAATCAGCCGCGCGTTGGGCATGTTGCACGTG containing:
- a CDS encoding 2-aminoethylphosphonate--pyruvate transaminase — translated: MINGSDPILLTPGPLTTTPATRQAMLRDWGSWDAAFNQMTDSICRDLLSIVSGQKDFVCVPMQGSGTFSVEAALGSLVPRDAVVLVPNNGAYCTRLLKILERLGIAAIELKLRDDEPAGVARIEEMFLREPRITHVAQVHLETSAGLLNPLDEIAASCARFDKRLIVDAMSSFGALPIDVSKGGIDAVVSASGKCLEGVPGMGFVIVRRSVLEASEGVSRSLALDLYDQYAYMQKTTQWRFTPPTHVVAALRAALDQYKAEGGQAARGARYQRNCAALIEGMAALGFRPFLDASVQAPVIVTFHAPRDPAYDFKRFYEAVRDAGYVLYPGKLTEVETFRVGCIGAIDANEMLNAVAAISRALGMLHVRLAA
- the phnS gene encoding 2-aminoethylphosphonate ABC transporter substrate-binding protein, with the protein product MTKNRFPKARLASCLAVAVFASVAAMQAHAADAVVLYTADGLENLYKDVLPAFEKKEGVKVNIVTAGSGEVVNRAQVEKDSPKADVLVTLPPFIQQASQGGLLQPYQSVNYANVPAIAKASDGAWATFVNNYFSFAINPEVTKTAPKTFADLLHPDFSGKVAYSNPATAGDGMAVIILTSALMGEDKAFDYLKDLEKSAKFHTKGTGYLDVLLSRNEISFANGDLQMDLDDATNGGLSLKPIFLSAKAGEAPTTFQLPYAIGLIKGGPNQAEGKKLVDYLMSKEVQAKVPDIYGIPGRTDVPLAGKNGEAVKQAIAGVKLIPVDWNQVMDKKAAWTTRWKNDVIGNSGKQLDVVKPKS